The following are from one region of the Staphylococcus schleiferi genome:
- a CDS encoding truncated hemoglobin YjbI: protein MAQTPYEVIGQEKLYALIDHFYRLVEQDNRINHLFPGDFAETARKQKQFLTQFLGGPDLYTQEHGHPMLRMRHMSFPIDHQAKAAWLENMHIAITEAQLPYGVGDYLYERLSLTANHMVNIEN, encoded by the coding sequence ATGGCACAGACACCTTATGAAGTGATTGGGCAAGAAAAGTTATACGCCTTAATTGATCATTTCTATAGACTAGTAGAACAAGATAATAGAATTAATCATTTGTTTCCTGGCGATTTTGCAGAGACGGCACGCAAACAAAAACAGTTTCTAACGCAATTTCTAGGTGGACCGGACTTATATACGCAAGAACATGGGCATCCGATGTTAAGAATGCGTCACATGTCTTTTCCGATAGACCATCAAGCAAAAGCCGCATGGTTGGAAAACATGCACATTGCTATTACAGAAGCACAACTTCCGTATGGCGTGGGCGATTACTTGTATGAAAGACTAAGTTTAACCGCAAATCATATGGTCAATATAGAAAATTAA
- a CDS encoding CYTH domain-containing protein, whose product MAIEREIEFKQRLDKAHYEKIKAQYFSKQSPFKQVNYYIDTPDFQIQSQKMALRIREKQNASNEMTLKVPDQVGLLEHNAQVTWAPKQEEPVPVDIIDTSIREVLEQRHVAMQDLLVLGALTTYRLETETAHGLLVLDHSTYLDTEDYELEFEVSDFETGKHAFHQLLDQLQLEPDTPKNKVQRFFEYKKAQSNHK is encoded by the coding sequence CGTGAAATTGAATTTAAACAACGACTCGATAAAGCGCATTACGAGAAGATTAAAGCGCAATACTTTTCAAAGCAATCCCCTTTTAAGCAAGTTAATTATTATATTGATACACCAGACTTTCAAATTCAATCGCAGAAAATGGCTTTAAGAATAAGAGAAAAGCAAAACGCTTCTAATGAGATGACATTGAAAGTGCCAGATCAAGTTGGCTTATTAGAGCACAATGCACAAGTGACTTGGGCACCTAAACAAGAGGAACCTGTCCCTGTCGATATCATTGACACATCCATTCGAGAAGTTCTCGAACAACGTCACGTAGCGATGCAAGATCTGCTAGTTCTAGGTGCATTAACAACCTATCGCCTTGAAACTGAAACAGCACATGGTTTACTTGTCTTAGACCATAGTACGTATTTAGATACTGAAGATTACGAATTAGAGTTTGAAGTATCCGATTTTGAAACAGGAAAACATGCATTTCATCAATTATTAGACCAACTACAATTAGAGCCGGATACACCAAAAAATAAAGTACAACGCTTTTTTGAATACAAAAAAGCACAATCAAACCATAAATAA